A window from Enterocloster bolteae encodes these proteins:
- a CDS encoding ABC-ATPase domain-containing protein, with protein MKSAQDLRRLLESIDRKGYPAYKDTRGSYDFTDYVLSIDHVQGDPFASPSKLSVFIPLQRAAYPSGYFDAPHKQTALEDYLVRQFCQEIAKYNFKAKGSGKSGLIATSHPGPEILSRTACECSIKGITARFEAGFPANGRTINSGELIKILFDFLPRCVKTVFYYKNRPAQEVKAVSDLAEDQYFIRCELERLGLVSFVADGSILPRESGISSRPMKGSVPFQSPDSLRMELNLPHGGRITGMGLCRGITLIVGGGYHGKSTLLKALESGVYNHVAGDGRKYVITDSTAMKLRAEDGRSVQNVDISLFINDLPNKKDTHCFSTEDASGSTSQAAAVIEGIEAGSRVFLIDEDTSATNFMVRDDLMQKIISRDQEPITPFIERARDLYEKSGISTVMVAGSSGAYFYIADTILQMDCYEPLDITDKTKAFCSGYGVEPITSAPGFLLPSGGRKLLSNKGGSQTAPGNYASSNRGNYRGRGPRDGGRDERIKVKVYGKDSLQIGKSPVDLRFVEQLIDSEQTNSLAQMLRYCVEHQLLERYTLKDTVAMLLKEIQKGGLAAVGDSSYAACGFSMPRIQEIFACLNRYRN; from the coding sequence ATGAAATCAGCACAAGACCTGAGACGATTACTGGAATCCATTGACCGGAAAGGGTATCCGGCCTATAAAGATACGCGGGGTTCATATGACTTTACGGATTATGTACTTTCCATCGACCATGTACAGGGAGATCCCTTTGCGTCCCCTTCCAAATTAAGTGTATTTATTCCGCTCCAGAGGGCCGCCTACCCCAGCGGATATTTTGACGCCCCCCACAAGCAGACTGCCCTGGAGGATTATCTGGTCAGGCAGTTCTGCCAGGAGATCGCCAAATACAATTTTAAGGCAAAGGGTTCCGGCAAAAGCGGCCTGATAGCCACCAGCCATCCAGGGCCTGAGATTCTCAGCCGGACAGCCTGCGAATGCAGTATTAAGGGCATAACGGCCCGCTTTGAGGCAGGTTTTCCGGCCAACGGCAGGACCATTAATTCCGGTGAACTGATTAAGATCCTGTTTGACTTCCTGCCCAGGTGCGTCAAAACTGTATTTTACTATAAAAACAGGCCGGCCCAGGAGGTAAAGGCCGTGTCAGACCTGGCGGAAGACCAGTATTTCATCCGTTGTGAGCTGGAACGCCTGGGACTTGTCTCCTTTGTGGCAGACGGCTCCATCCTTCCCAGGGAAAGCGGCATTTCCAGCCGTCCCATGAAGGGCAGCGTCCCCTTCCAGTCTCCGGATTCCCTCAGGATGGAATTAAACCTTCCCCATGGCGGCAGAATTACCGGCATGGGTCTTTGCAGAGGCATTACCCTGATTGTGGGAGGCGGATATCACGGCAAATCCACTCTGTTAAAGGCACTGGAGTCCGGCGTCTACAACCATGTGGCCGGGGATGGACGGAAATATGTCATCACTGATTCCACTGCCATGAAGCTGCGGGCAGAGGACGGCCGAAGCGTCCAGAATGTGGACATCTCCCTGTTTATCAACGATCTGCCCAACAAAAAAGACACCCACTGCTTCTCCACTGAGGATGCCAGCGGCAGCACCTCCCAGGCAGCCGCTGTCATCGAAGGGATTGAGGCCGGAAGCCGTGTCTTTCTGATTGACGAGGACACCTCCGCCACCAACTTCATGGTCAGGGATGATCTGATGCAGAAAATCATCAGCCGGGACCAGGAGCCCATTACCCCATTCATTGAGAGAGCCAGGGATTTGTATGAAAAATCAGGCATTTCAACTGTCATGGTGGCGGGAAGTTCAGGCGCATATTTCTATATTGCAGATACCATCCTCCAGATGGACTGCTATGAACCACTGGACATTACGGATAAGACCAAGGCCTTCTGTTCCGGCTACGGTGTTGAGCCCATCACCTCCGCCCCCGGCTTTCTTCTTCCGTCCGGCGGGCGCAAACTGTTAAGCAATAAGGGCGGTTCCCAGACTGCACCGGGAAATTATGCCTCATCAAACAGGGGGAATTACAGGGGCAGAGGCCCCCGCGACGGCGGCCGCGATGAGCGTATCAAGGTCAAGGTATACGGAAAGGATTCCCTTCAAATCGGCAAGTCCCCTGTGGACCTCCGGTTCGTGGAGCAGCTCATTGACTCTGAACAGACCAACTCCCTGGCACAGATGCTGCGCTACTGTGTGGAACACCAGCTGCTGGAGCGGTACACGCTAAAGGATACGGTTGCCATGCTGCTTAAGGAGATACAAAAAGGCGGACTGGCAGCCGTGGGAGACAGCTCCTATGCGGCCTGCGGCTTTTCCATGCCCAGAATACAGGAGATTTTCGCCTGCCTTAACCGATACCGCAATTAG
- a CDS encoding aldo/keto reductase, which translates to MVEVTLGKTGITVNKNGFGALPVQRIPKEDAVYLIKKAYEGGITFFDTARNYTDSEEKLGAALEGIRDKVFVATKTAAKTAEKFREDLEISLKNLRTDHVDLYQFHNPSFCPKPGDGTGLYEAMLEAKEQGKVRHIGITNHRLSVAMEAIDSGLYDTLQFPFCYLATDKDLELVKRCREAGMGFIAMKALSGGLINNSRAAYAYLAQFDNVLPIWGVQRERELDEFLSYVGNPPEMTDEIRAVIDKDREELLGEFCRGCGYCMPCPVGIEINNCARMSLMIRRAPSAAWLTPDAQEKMKKIEQCLHCNQCKGKCPYNLDTPALLEKNLKDYQEILDGKEY; encoded by the coding sequence ATGGTGGAAGTTACTTTGGGGAAAACCGGTATAACGGTGAACAAAAATGGGTTCGGGGCCCTTCCCGTCCAGAGAATACCGAAGGAGGATGCCGTATACCTGATAAAAAAGGCATATGAAGGCGGAATCACGTTCTTTGACACAGCCAGGAATTATACGGACAGTGAGGAAAAGCTGGGAGCCGCCCTTGAGGGAATACGTGACAAGGTGTTTGTCGCAACCAAGACAGCCGCAAAGACTGCGGAGAAATTCAGGGAGGATTTGGAAATTTCCCTGAAAAACCTGAGGACAGACCATGTGGATCTCTATCAATTCCATAATCCTTCCTTCTGTCCAAAGCCGGGAGATGGCACTGGACTGTATGAAGCCATGCTGGAGGCTAAGGAGCAGGGCAAGGTACGCCACATAGGAATCACCAACCACAGGCTGTCAGTGGCCATGGAGGCAATTGATTCAGGCCTTTATGATACACTGCAGTTTCCATTCTGTTATCTGGCCACGGATAAGGATCTGGAGCTGGTTAAACGGTGCAGGGAGGCGGGCATGGGATTCATTGCCATGAAGGCATTATCCGGCGGTCTTATCAATAATTCACGGGCAGCCTACGCGTATTTGGCCCAGTTTGACAATGTGCTTCCGATCTGGGGCGTTCAGAGAGAGCGGGAGCTGGATGAATTCCTGTCTTACGTAGGAAATCCTCCTGAAATGACAGACGAGATACGGGCAGTGATTGATAAGGACAGGGAAGAGCTTCTGGGAGAATTTTGCAGAGGCTGCGGATACTGTATGCCATGTCCCGTGGGCATTGAAATCAACAACTGTGCCAGGATGTCCCTTATGATACGCAGAGCCCCTTCCGCAGCCTGGCTGACACCGGACGCACAGGAGAAAATGAAGAAGATTGAACAGTGTCTCCACTGCAACCAGTGCAAGGGAAAATGTCCCTATAACCTGGACACGCCCGCACTGCTGGAGAAGAACCTGAAGGATTATCAGGAGATTCTGGACGGGAAGGAATATTAG
- a CDS encoding 5'-methylthioadenosine/adenosylhomocysteine nucleosidase has translation MKKIGILCAGDTELAPFLEHMKGQQITEKAMLKFHTGTINHVNVSAVYSGVCKVNAAIAAQLLIDMFHVDLIINAGTAGGMKEGVQLFDTVISERVIYHDVADDILTGFHPWLKSNYFLADQELCAIARAYSRTSKHPVLFGTMVTGEQFIEDEKREEINQKFDPLSTDMETAGVAHVCYVNRIPFLAVRTITDTVTHQGIETFDQNCEAASEISAEIVLGILGQLD, from the coding sequence GTGAAAAAGATTGGGATTCTTTGCGCCGGCGATACGGAACTGGCCCCTTTTTTAGAACATATGAAAGGGCAGCAAATTACAGAAAAGGCAATGCTTAAATTCCATACGGGAACCATAAATCATGTGAATGTGTCCGCCGTATACAGCGGCGTCTGCAAAGTAAACGCCGCCATTGCGGCCCAGCTTTTGATCGATATGTTCCATGTGGACTTAATCATCAACGCAGGAACCGCAGGCGGGATGAAGGAAGGGGTGCAGCTTTTTGATACTGTAATCTCGGAACGGGTGATTTACCATGATGTGGCCGATGATATTCTGACGGGCTTTCACCCATGGCTGAAATCAAATTATTTTTTAGCAGATCAGGAGTTGTGCGCCATAGCCAGAGCCTATAGCCGGACGTCAAAACATCCTGTTCTGTTTGGAACCATGGTTACCGGGGAGCAATTTATTGAAGATGAAAAAAGAGAGGAAATCAATCAGAAATTTGACCCCCTCTCCACAGACATGGAAACGGCCGGCGTTGCCCATGTCTGCTATGTAAACCGCATTCCATTTCTGGCAGTGCGGACCATTACGGATACCGTTACGCATCAGGGCATCGAAACCTTTGACCAGAACTGCGAAGCGGCCTCTGAAATATCCGCGGAGATTGTTTTAGGCATTCTTGGGCAATTAGATTAG
- a CDS encoding alkyl/aryl-sulfatase, whose product MLIQNGHQQLQDFTNKNYKQTITEVTKGVWFVLGLGHSNAIFIEAGSSVILIDTLDTRERGEQLLDLIRQNTKKEVGTIIYTHGHPDHRGGAGAFMDSRPEVIAFAPAAPALEKTGLLQDIQNLRGARQFGYPLTDQEAISQGIGPREGITHGEHRAFVLPTTLYEQDKVSREIDGVQLEMVRLPGESEEEIMIWLPQKKVLCCGDNFYGCFPNLYAIRGGQYRDLAAWIHSIDVLMSYPAECLLPGHTAAILGHKTISSTLGNFRNAFEYILTQTLEGMNAGKTADQLAADIQLPPEYAGLPYLAEHYGCVEWTIRSIYSAYLGWFDGNPTHLHPLSPEEHSQKMIALIGGVQTVLDAAKTALSHQEYQWCLELCDLLLSNGNSAKEEVLHLKASSLEKLAEYETSANGRHYYMVCAKEMNPE is encoded by the coding sequence ATGCTGATACAAAATGGGCATCAACAATTACAGGACTTTACGAATAAGAACTATAAACAAACCATAACTGAAGTGACAAAGGGCGTATGGTTTGTTTTGGGATTGGGACACAGCAACGCCATTTTTATTGAAGCGGGTTCCAGCGTTATTTTGATTGACACATTGGATACACGGGAGCGAGGGGAACAGCTGCTGGACCTGATCCGGCAAAATACAAAAAAAGAAGTCGGTACAATCATCTACACCCACGGCCATCCTGACCACCGGGGCGGCGCAGGAGCTTTTATGGATAGCAGGCCGGAGGTCATCGCCTTTGCGCCGGCGGCTCCAGCCTTAGAAAAAACCGGGCTTTTACAGGATATTCAAAATCTGCGGGGGGCACGGCAATTTGGCTATCCCCTTACCGACCAAGAAGCAATTTCACAGGGCATCGGTCCCCGTGAAGGGATTACCCACGGAGAACACCGTGCCTTTGTTTTGCCCACCACTCTTTATGAACAAGACAAGGTAAGCCGTGAAATCGACGGCGTACAGTTGGAAATGGTTCGTCTCCCCGGAGAATCGGAAGAAGAAATAATGATTTGGCTGCCGCAGAAAAAGGTGTTGTGCTGCGGGGATAATTTCTACGGCTGTTTTCCCAACCTCTATGCGATCCGCGGAGGGCAATACCGTGATCTTGCGGCATGGATTCACAGTATTGACGTACTGATGTCCTATCCGGCTGAGTGTCTCCTGCCGGGACACACGGCGGCGATTCTGGGACATAAAACCATCAGCAGCACCTTGGGGAATTTCAGAAATGCATTTGAATATATTCTGACGCAAACGTTGGAGGGAATGAACGCGGGAAAGACTGCGGATCAGTTGGCGGCTGATATACAATTACCCCCCGAATATGCAGGTCTTCCCTATCTGGCAGAGCATTATGGCTGTGTGGAATGGACGATACGGTCCATTTACTCGGCTTACCTGGGATGGTTCGACGGGAACCCCACGCATTTGCACCCCCTGTCCCCCGAAGAACATTCACAAAAGATGATTGCGTTAATCGGCGGCGTGCAGACTGTTTTGGACGCGGCCAAAACAGCCCTTTCCCACCAAGAATACCAATGGTGTCTGGAACTATGCGATTTACTTTTATCCAATGGGAATTCAGCAAAAGAGGAAGTATTGCACCTAAAGGCTTCCTCGCTGGAAAAACTGGCGGAGTACGAAACCAGCGCCAACGGACGGCACTATTATATGGTATGTGCCAAAGAAATGAACCCGGAATAA
- a CDS encoding tetratricopeptide repeat protein — protein MNETDKGPDVCQNQDEGLNETQGVPDGSRELSDSSHELPDGMEIDMSHYKEGSAAAKCVLGVILLLCFIFMSRSCNYRHSTLTFYMGPEPEVNLGSQYYEEGRYQEAADYYQEKVDEVFSNGKRYEPANGPLYFNLGMAYYKLENYDQALLYLKECADVDKRTSNTEELAWDYNTMADVCKDAGHMDEALNYYEKGLKAIKKACGKDSEYTAIFLSDLGDAYKKTEDYEKALENYQQALEIQESNGSDQTWSYIRIARIYNALKDYDAAKHFYGKASGSETADSYTKGVAFYNMGQMYHERGEYSPALAALDKALEFVNQDGDNAYAESNVQNTLASVYAESEDSLDKAILHSVTACRLLETSGFPTHNCREDLEQFKEQLKGYYQTDTRDMTDEGFELWYQDQMDSE, from the coding sequence ATGAATGAGACAGATAAAGGGCCTGATGTATGCCAAAACCAAGACGAAGGATTGAACGAAACCCAGGGCGTGCCGGACGGTTCCCGTGAGCTTTCAGACAGTTCCCATGAGCTTCCGGATGGAATGGAGATTGATATGTCACACTATAAAGAGGGGTCTGCCGCTGCCAAATGCGTACTGGGAGTGATTCTTCTCCTGTGCTTCATCTTCATGTCCAGGTCCTGTAACTACAGACATTCAACCCTCACCTTTTATATGGGTCCGGAGCCGGAGGTTAACCTGGGAAGCCAGTATTACGAGGAAGGAAGATATCAGGAGGCTGCTGATTATTACCAGGAAAAGGTGGACGAAGTTTTTTCAAACGGCAAGCGGTATGAACCGGCCAACGGTCCGCTCTATTTTAACCTGGGTATGGCATACTATAAACTGGAAAACTATGACCAGGCCCTTCTCTATCTGAAGGAGTGCGCGGATGTGGACAAGAGGACTTCCAATACAGAAGAACTGGCATGGGATTATAACACCATGGCCGACGTCTGTAAGGACGCCGGCCATATGGACGAGGCCCTGAACTATTATGAAAAAGGTCTGAAGGCTATAAAAAAGGCCTGCGGAAAGGACTCTGAGTATACAGCCATTTTTCTATCCGATTTAGGAGACGCGTACAAGAAAACCGAGGACTATGAAAAGGCCCTGGAGAATTATCAGCAGGCCCTGGAGATCCAGGAATCCAATGGAAGCGACCAGACCTGGTCCTACATCCGTATAGCAAGGATTTATAATGCTTTAAAGGATTATGATGCCGCAAAACATTTTTATGGCAAGGCTTCCGGGTCGGAAACAGCCGACTCCTACACAAAAGGGGTGGCTTTCTACAATATGGGACAGATGTACCATGAGCGCGGAGAGTATTCTCCTGCACTGGCCGCCCTTGACAAGGCGCTGGAGTTTGTTAACCAGGATGGCGACAATGCCTATGCTGAATCCAATGTCCAGAATACCCTGGCTTCCGTATACGCTGAATCAGAGGACAGTCTGGACAAGGCTATCTTGCATTCTGTCACGGCATGCCGTCTGCTGGAAACATCCGGATTCCCCACGCACAACTGCCGCGAGGACCTGGAACAATTCAAAGAACAGCTGAAAGGCTACTACCAGACAGATACCAGGGATATGACAGATGAAGGATTTGAATTATGGTATCAGGATCAAATGGATTCCGAATAA
- a CDS encoding acyl-CoA thioesterase, with translation MFKDYEHHAQYYETDQMGCVHHSNYIRWMEEARVNLMEQMGCGYKAMEASGIMSPVLEVHCQYRSMVRFDDHVKIHVWVKEYNAIRMTLGYEMRDAATGELKTTGESRHCFLDTGGRPVSLKRSYPQWDTAFCSAVQAQDSR, from the coding sequence ATGTTTAAAGACTACGAACATCACGCACAGTATTACGAGACCGATCAGATGGGCTGTGTGCACCATTCCAACTACATCCGCTGGATGGAGGAGGCAAGGGTAAACTTAATGGAACAGATGGGCTGCGGGTATAAGGCCATGGAAGCATCCGGCATCATGAGCCCGGTTCTGGAGGTGCACTGCCAGTACAGGTCCATGGTACGTTTTGATGACCATGTAAAGATACATGTATGGGTAAAGGAATATAATGCCATCCGCATGACCCTTGGTTATGAGATGCGCGATGCAGCCACCGGTGAACTCAAAACCACCGGCGAGAGCAGGCATTGTTTCCTGGATACAGGCGGCAGACCTGTATCCTTAAAACGTTCCTACCCTCAGTGGGACACCGCATTCTGCAGCGCGGTCCAGGCGCAGGATTCCCGGTAA
- a CDS encoding ComEC/Rec2 family competence protein, with amino-acid sequence MTKLKNIRILIISILCAISLLLGGCTDSSPSFSPDKGSSITAPSGYGLAVHFIDVGQGDSILAESDGHYMLIDAGENDQAGTVISYLKAQGVTKLDYVIGTHPHSDHIGGLDKVIDTFPVDKVILPPVEHTTKTFEDVLDSIASRGLKITKPTPGDSYDLGDASFTILSPVKDYGSDLNNWSVGVRLTYGDNSFVMCGDAENQAEEDIIKNGAVLKADVLKAGHHGSSTSTSDAFLKKVSPSWVVIQCGKGNSYGHPHKETMEKLKKAGCQVLRTDEEGTITAFSDGKTITWSTGTAAVPGTSAGSGGNQTAAIPDTDNGAAAENEAGNPSTRSSYVINTNTGKFHRPDCASATQMKPENRKDVAASRDELVQEGYEPCKQCKP; translated from the coding sequence ATGACAAAATTAAAGAATATCCGAATATTGATAATATCCATTTTATGTGCAATATCTCTTTTGCTGGGAGGATGCACGGATTCCTCCCCCTCTTTTTCACCGGATAAGGGTTCATCCATAACCGCGCCATCCGGTTATGGACTGGCTGTGCATTTTATTGATGTGGGCCAGGGCGACAGTATACTGGCCGAATCAGACGGACACTACATGCTTATTGATGCAGGTGAAAATGACCAGGCCGGCACCGTAATCTCTTATCTAAAAGCACAGGGCGTAACAAAGCTGGACTATGTAATTGGCACCCATCCTCACTCCGACCATATCGGGGGCCTGGACAAGGTCATTGATACCTTTCCCGTTGACAAGGTCATTCTGCCACCTGTGGAGCACACCACAAAAACCTTTGAGGACGTACTTGACTCCATTGCCTCCAGGGGACTTAAAATCACAAAACCCACCCCCGGGGATTCCTATGATTTGGGAGACGCCTCCTTCACCATACTCTCCCCTGTAAAAGACTATGGCAGCGACCTGAACAACTGGTCCGTGGGCGTACGCCTTACTTACGGCGATAACAGCTTTGTCATGTGCGGTGACGCAGAGAATCAGGCTGAAGAAGATATTATCAAAAACGGCGCAGTGCTAAAAGCAGATGTTCTGAAGGCAGGTCATCACGGCAGCAGCACCTCCACCAGTGACGCATTTCTGAAAAAGGTATCCCCCTCCTGGGTGGTAATCCAGTGCGGAAAGGGCAACTCCTACGGCCATCCACATAAGGAAACCATGGAAAAGCTTAAGAAGGCAGGCTGCCAGGTACTGCGCACAGACGAGGAGGGAACCATTACCGCATTCAGTGACGGCAAGACAATTACATGGAGTACCGGCACTGCCGCGGTTCCCGGCACCAGCGCCGGCAGCGGCGGCAATCAGACAGCCGCTATCCCAGATACTGACAACGGGGCCGCTGCTGAAAATGAGGCCGGCAATCCCTCCACACGCTCCAGCTATGTCATAAATACCAACACAGGCAAATTCCACCGCCCCGACTGCGCCTCTGCCACCCAGATGAAACCTGAGAACCGCAAAGACGTGGCAGCATCCAGGGATGAACTGGTACAGGAGGGGTATGAACCCTGTAAGCAGTGCAAGCCTTAA
- a CDS encoding DUF3006 domain-containing protein translates to MKYIIDRLEEGLAICETELRKRISVPVSHLPKEVKEGDVLREEEGRFFLDSEETDKRRREMKKKLMDLFE, encoded by the coding sequence ATGAAATATATCATCGACCGGCTGGAAGAGGGTCTGGCCATATGTGAAACTGAATTAAGGAAACGCATCTCTGTTCCCGTCAGCCATCTTCCAAAGGAAGTTAAGGAAGGCGACGTGCTGAGAGAAGAGGAAGGCAGGTTTTTCCTGGATTCCGAAGAAACAGATAAAAGACGGCGTGAAATGAAGAAGAAGCTTATGGATCTGTTTGAATAA
- a CDS encoding YHYH domain-containing protein: MKRTVKVWVAAVMSGVLLAGGAAMTGQAPWGMEAQAHSGRTDASGGHRDNKNASGLGSYHYHCGGHPAHLHPNGVCPYAGGGESTQTQTRAQTKTQTQAQTQAQAPAQTQAQAPAQAQTQPQEQAVVRAASGAGEASGTSGWHQNGAYWNYICEDGTRVIGCWKQIDGVWYSFDGDGNMRTGWYGENGSLYYLGTDGKMAVGTCVVDGKEYQFDQDGKMISPDNR; the protein is encoded by the coding sequence ATGAAACGTACAGTAAAGGTATGGGTGGCAGCGGTCATGAGCGGAGTGCTTCTGGCAGGAGGCGCGGCAATGACGGGACAGGCCCCGTGGGGAATGGAGGCCCAGGCTCATTCAGGCAGAACCGATGCCAGCGGAGGACACCGGGATAACAAGAATGCCAGCGGGCTGGGAAGCTATCACTACCACTGCGGAGGTCATCCGGCACACCTGCATCCCAATGGAGTGTGTCCCTATGCAGGAGGCGGGGAAAGTACCCAGACCCAGACCCGGGCCCAGACAAAAACCCAGACACAAGCCCAGACCCAGGCTCAAGCACCGGCCCAGACCCAGGCCCAGGCACCGGCCCAGGCGCAGACTCAGCCACAGGAACAGGCAGTGGTCCGGGCAGCTTCCGGGGCAGGAGAAGCTTCAGGTACTTCGGGCTGGCATCAGAATGGGGCATACTGGAACTATATCTGCGAGGACGGAACCCGTGTGATTGGATGCTGGAAGCAGATTGACGGCGTATGGTACTCGTTTGACGGTGACGGAAACATGAGGACCGGATGGTACGGGGAAAATGGTTCTCTCTATTACCTGGGAACAGACGGGAAGATGGCTGTGGGAACCTGTGTGGTTGATGGAAAGGAATACCAGTTTGACCAGGACGGGAAAATGATATCGCCGGATAACAGGTAG
- the asnA gene encoding aspartate--ammonia ligase translates to MELIIPKDYDPRLSIRETQDAIKYIRDTFQKEMGREMHLERISAPLFVEKSSGLNDNLNGTERPVSFDMLGLPGETLEVVHSLAKWKRMALKKYGFKPGEGLYTNMNAIRRDEELDNLHSCYVDQWDWERVITKEQRTLDTLKDTVREIFKIIKHMQHEVWYKYPEAVKHLPKDIYFITSQELEDLYPDNTPKERENLITREHGCVFLMQIGDKLAGGKPHDGRAPDYDDWKLNGDILFWFEHLQCALEISSMGIRVDEAALEYQLKKAGCEDRRSLPYHKMLLNGELPYTIGGGIGQSRLCMLLLDRAHIGEVQASIWPQKMRDICGENKIYLL, encoded by the coding sequence ATGGAACTAATCATACCTAAAGATTACGATCCCCGCCTCTCCATACGGGAGACCCAGGACGCAATCAAATACATACGCGATACCTTCCAGAAGGAAATGGGCAGGGAGATGCACCTTGAACGTATCTCCGCTCCCTTATTCGTGGAAAAGAGCAGCGGACTTAATGATAACTTAAACGGCACCGAGCGTCCTGTTTCCTTTGATATGCTGGGGCTACCCGGCGAAACCCTGGAGGTGGTGCATTCTCTGGCAAAATGGAAACGTATGGCATTAAAGAAATACGGCTTTAAGCCAGGCGAGGGACTTTACACCAACATGAACGCCATCCGCAGGGACGAGGAGCTGGATAACCTTCACTCCTGTTATGTGGACCAGTGGGACTGGGAACGTGTCATTACAAAGGAGCAGCGCACCCTGGACACCCTGAAGGATACGGTGCGGGAGATCTTCAAAATTATCAAGCACATGCAGCATGAAGTGTGGTATAAATACCCGGAGGCTGTCAAACATCTTCCCAAAGATATTTACTTCATCACCAGCCAGGAGCTTGAGGACCTGTATCCTGATAACACTCCTAAGGAAAGGGAAAACCTGATTACCAGGGAGCACGGCTGTGTGTTCCTGATGCAGATTGGCGACAAACTGGCCGGCGGCAAGCCCCATGACGGACGTGCGCCTGACTATGACGACTGGAAGCTGAACGGCGATATTCTTTTCTGGTTTGAGCATTTGCAGTGCGCCCTGGAAATCTCCAGCATGGGTATCCGCGTGGATGAGGCTGCCCTGGAATACCAGCTGAAGAAGGCGGGATGTGAGGACCGCCGCAGCCTTCCCTATCATAAAATGCTTTTAAACGGCGAGCTTCCCTACACCATTGGCGGCGGTATCGGACAGTCACGTCTGTGCATGCTGCTTTTGGACCGCGCCCATATCGGTGAAGTACAGGCCAGTATCTGGCCCCAAAAAATGCGCGATATCTGCGGGGAGAACAAGATTTATCTGCTGTAG
- a CDS encoding trimeric intracellular cation channel family protein, with product MESNISIFFIIEIIGTVAFASSGALVAIKQRLDLLGVVVLGVTTAVGGGMLRDILLGIVPPSLFMNPVYVYTAFLTAMVLFILVWLNQQILESRYISAYEKMMNLFDAIGLGAFTVTGINTAGTAGYGEYHFLSIFLGVLTGVGGGILRDMLAGQSPYILRKHVYASASIAGAVCYVCLNGWLSRDASMILSAILVVLIRLLATKYDWNLPTAYHTKNK from the coding sequence ATGGAATCGAATATCTCAATCTTTTTTATCATCGAAATAATCGGTACCGTGGCCTTTGCGTCCTCCGGTGCCCTGGTAGCCATCAAGCAGCGTCTGGATCTGCTGGGAGTGGTGGTCCTTGGCGTCACCACTGCCGTTGGCGGCGGTATGCTCAGGGACATCCTACTGGGCATCGTCCCGCCCAGCCTGTTCATGAACCCGGTTTACGTGTACACCGCCTTTCTCACGGCCATGGTGCTCTTCATCCTGGTGTGGCTGAACCAGCAGATACTGGAAAGCCGGTATATCTCGGCCTATGAGAAGATGATGAACCTGTTTGATGCCATCGGACTGGGCGCATTCACAGTCACCGGCATCAATACCGCGGGGACAGCCGGTTACGGGGAATATCATTTCCTTTCCATCTTTCTGGGCGTCCTCACAGGCGTGGGCGGCGGTATCCTGAGAGATATGCTGGCAGGCCAGTCCCCGTATATCCTGCGCAAGCATGTGTATGCCTCTGCCTCTATTGCCGGGGCCGTGTGCTATGTATGCCTTAACGGCTGGCTCTCCAGGGATGCCTCCATGATATTGAGCGCAATCCTGGTGGTGCTCATCCGCCTTCTGGCGACCAAGTACGACTGGAACCTTCCCACCGCATACCATACTAAGAACAAATAA